Proteins co-encoded in one Babylonia areolata isolate BAREFJ2019XMU chromosome 5, ASM4173473v1, whole genome shotgun sequence genomic window:
- the LOC143282091 gene encoding ceramide glucosyltransferase-like isoform X1: protein MQNQCQLDSEGLKLQGLSFPVLHFIPNTSKMMEVMDQQALSYVLMVLGILVVMLYVITLGIVLLSFVWGHLFLHKKSDRAVLGDDVPGVSIVKPLMGVDPLLEENLESHFTVNYPKYELLICFHDDEDPAINLVKRLQEKYPKVDVRLFCEGRTDIMNPMVQNMVQGYEAAQYEYVWISSSRIKASTEIVEDMVMKLQQPNVALVHQMPFFIQSCGLASTIEKMYFGCALARFYIAFSLMGFCCVTGMSYMFRKSVLDQLNGLGWYGQFLAEDFFLTKAIHEKGYKMVLSAYPAQQNINCSSISSFVDRMVRWLRLRLNMLTVVASLLEPLTECLPLGLMASVAVYCFFGVSPILFFCCHLALWMVLDYFRLRNVQNGPVGIGKLRFMYLWVFREFLAIWIFLKAVYNPHRITWGRRTYYVYTGGHTELDTKSPLSSDL from the exons ATGCAGAACCAGTGCCAGCTGGACTCAGAGGGGTTAAAGCTTCAGGGACTCTCTTTCCCAGTCCTCCACTTCATCCCTAACACCTCCAAG ATGATGGAGGTAATGGACCAGCAGGCGTTGTCCTACGTGCTGATGGTGCTGGGCATCCTGGTGGTGATGCTGTACGTCATCACGCTGGGGATCGTGCTCCTCTCCTTTGTCTGGGG CCACCTGTTCCTGCACAAGAAGAGTGACCGTGCGGTGCTAGGTGACGACGTACCCGGGGTGTCCATCGTCAAGCCTCTGATGGGGGTAGATCCTCTGCTGGAGGAGAACCTGGAGAGTCACTTCACTGTCAACTACCCCAAG tatGAACTGCTGATCTGTTTCCACGACGATGAGGACCCAGCCATCAATCTGGTGAAGAGACTGCAGGAAAAATACCCCAAAGTAGATGTCCGTCTgttctgtg AGGGCAGGACAGACATCATGAACCCCATGGTGCAGAACATGGTTCAGGGTTACGAGGCAGCACAGTACGAGTACGTCTGGATCAGCTCCAGTCGGATCAAAG CGTCCACGGAGATAGTGGAGGACATGGTGATGAAGCTGCAGCAGCCCAACGTGGCCCTGGTTCACCAGATGCCCTTCTTCATCCAGTCCTGTGGCCTGGCCAGCACCATAGAAAAG ATGTACTTTGGGTGTGCCCTGGCACGGTTCTACATCGCCTTCAGCCTGATGGGGTTCTGCTGTGTGACGGGGATGTCCTACATGTTCCGCAAGTCTGTGCTGGACCAGCTGAACGGCCTGGGCTGGTACGGGCAGTTCCTGGCTGAGGACTTCTTCCTCACCAAAGCCATCCATGAAAA GGGTTACAAGATGGTGCTGTCGGCTTACCCTGCCCAGCAAAACATCAACTGCTCCTCCATCAGTAGCTTTGTGGACCGCATGGTCAG GTGGCTACGGCTGCGGCTCAACATGCTGACGGTGGTTGCCAGTCTCCTGGAGCCACTGACAGAGTGCCTTCCCTTGGGCCTGATGGCCTCTGTGGCTGTGTACTGCTTTTTTGGTGTCAGCCCCATCCTGTTCTTCTGCTGCCACCTGGCCCTGTGGATGGTCCTGGACTACTTCCGCCTCAGGAACGTGCAG AACGGGCCGGTGGGCATCGGCAAGCTGCGCTTCATGTACCTGTGGGTGTTCCGGGAGTTCCTGGCCATCTGGATATTCCTGAAAGCTGTGTACAACCCACATCGTATAACGTGGGGCCGGCGGACCTACTACGTCTACACCGGGGGCCACACGGAGCTGGACACAAAGTCCCCTCTGTCGTCCGACTTGTGA
- the LOC143282091 gene encoding ceramide glucosyltransferase-like isoform X2, protein MMEVMDQQALSYVLMVLGILVVMLYVITLGIVLLSFVWGHLFLHKKSDRAVLGDDVPGVSIVKPLMGVDPLLEENLESHFTVNYPKYELLICFHDDEDPAINLVKRLQEKYPKVDVRLFCEGRTDIMNPMVQNMVQGYEAAQYEYVWISSSRIKASTEIVEDMVMKLQQPNVALVHQMPFFIQSCGLASTIEKMYFGCALARFYIAFSLMGFCCVTGMSYMFRKSVLDQLNGLGWYGQFLAEDFFLTKAIHEKGYKMVLSAYPAQQNINCSSISSFVDRMVRWLRLRLNMLTVVASLLEPLTECLPLGLMASVAVYCFFGVSPILFFCCHLALWMVLDYFRLRNVQNGPVGIGKLRFMYLWVFREFLAIWIFLKAVYNPHRITWGRRTYYVYTGGHTELDTKSPLSSDL, encoded by the exons ATGATGGAGGTAATGGACCAGCAGGCGTTGTCCTACGTGCTGATGGTGCTGGGCATCCTGGTGGTGATGCTGTACGTCATCACGCTGGGGATCGTGCTCCTCTCCTTTGTCTGGGG CCACCTGTTCCTGCACAAGAAGAGTGACCGTGCGGTGCTAGGTGACGACGTACCCGGGGTGTCCATCGTCAAGCCTCTGATGGGGGTAGATCCTCTGCTGGAGGAGAACCTGGAGAGTCACTTCACTGTCAACTACCCCAAG tatGAACTGCTGATCTGTTTCCACGACGATGAGGACCCAGCCATCAATCTGGTGAAGAGACTGCAGGAAAAATACCCCAAAGTAGATGTCCGTCTgttctgtg AGGGCAGGACAGACATCATGAACCCCATGGTGCAGAACATGGTTCAGGGTTACGAGGCAGCACAGTACGAGTACGTCTGGATCAGCTCCAGTCGGATCAAAG CGTCCACGGAGATAGTGGAGGACATGGTGATGAAGCTGCAGCAGCCCAACGTGGCCCTGGTTCACCAGATGCCCTTCTTCATCCAGTCCTGTGGCCTGGCCAGCACCATAGAAAAG ATGTACTTTGGGTGTGCCCTGGCACGGTTCTACATCGCCTTCAGCCTGATGGGGTTCTGCTGTGTGACGGGGATGTCCTACATGTTCCGCAAGTCTGTGCTGGACCAGCTGAACGGCCTGGGCTGGTACGGGCAGTTCCTGGCTGAGGACTTCTTCCTCACCAAAGCCATCCATGAAAA GGGTTACAAGATGGTGCTGTCGGCTTACCCTGCCCAGCAAAACATCAACTGCTCCTCCATCAGTAGCTTTGTGGACCGCATGGTCAG GTGGCTACGGCTGCGGCTCAACATGCTGACGGTGGTTGCCAGTCTCCTGGAGCCACTGACAGAGTGCCTTCCCTTGGGCCTGATGGCCTCTGTGGCTGTGTACTGCTTTTTTGGTGTCAGCCCCATCCTGTTCTTCTGCTGCCACCTGGCCCTGTGGATGGTCCTGGACTACTTCCGCCTCAGGAACGTGCAG AACGGGCCGGTGGGCATCGGCAAGCTGCGCTTCATGTACCTGTGGGTGTTCCGGGAGTTCCTGGCCATCTGGATATTCCTGAAAGCTGTGTACAACCCACATCGTATAACGTGGGGCCGGCGGACCTACTACGTCTACACCGGGGGCCACACGGAGCTGGACACAAAGTCCCCTCTGTCGTCCGACTTGTGA